A DNA window from Thalassospiraceae bacterium LMO-JJ14 contains the following coding sequences:
- a CDS encoding MBL fold metallo-hydrolase, with product MSIRVKFWGVRGSIACATPDHMKYGGNTSCIEIQAGDYRFVMDAGTGIRNFGNTFLKDDITESHLLLTHTHWDHINGFPFFVPAYDAKRSIHIMAGHLKNQGGVQDVLSTQMHNPMFPVPLEAMQASLRFEDFEAGDSFSLAKGVDISTAPLNHPNGATAYRVDHEGNSVVYVTDTEHIPGKPDQNILKLIEGADLVIYDCTYTEQEFPAKVGWGHSTWEEGMRLCKAANVKRHAIFHHDPDHNDEFMDNLAIEAAEAWEGNFVSREGMELIVE from the coding sequence ATGTCGATTCGTGTAAAATTCTGGGGGGTCAGGGGGAGCATTGCATGTGCAACTCCCGATCACATGAAATATGGCGGGAATACCAGCTGCATTGAAATTCAAGCTGGTGACTATCGCTTTGTCATGGATGCAGGCACCGGTATCCGAAACTTCGGCAACACCTTTCTTAAAGATGATATCACTGAATCTCATCTTCTTCTGACTCACACCCACTGGGATCATATCAACGGATTTCCATTCTTCGTGCCGGCTTATGATGCAAAGAGATCAATTCATATCATGGCCGGGCATCTGAAAAATCAGGGCGGCGTCCAGGACGTGTTATCGACACAGATGCATAACCCGATGTTTCCTGTACCGCTCGAAGCGATGCAGGCGAGTTTGCGGTTTGAAGACTTTGAAGCCGGCGACAGTTTTTCGTTGGCCAAGGGGGTCGACATCTCGACGGCACCGCTGAACCACCCGAACGGAGCTACCGCTTACAGGGTCGATCACGAAGGTAATTCAGTGGTCTATGTAACGGACACCGAACACATACCCGGCAAACCCGATCAGAATATTTTGAAACTGATCGAAGGCGCGGATTTGGTAATTTACGACTGCACTTATACGGAACAGGAATTCCCGGCGAAAGTCGGCTGGGGGCATTCCACATGGGAAGAGGGGATGCGCCTTTGTAAGGCTGCCAATGTTAAGCGGCACGCAATCTTCCACCATGATCCGGACCACAATGACGAATTCATGGATAACCTTGCCATTGAAGCCGCCGAGGCGTGGGAAGGTAATTTCGTCAGCCGTGAAGGTATGGAACTGATCGTCGAATAA
- a CDS encoding SAM-dependent chlorinase/fluorinase, whose translation MIVTFTDFGTEGPYMGQMRAAIYGEAPGIPVVDLMADAPAFDPRSAAYLLPAVMGPLPEETVCLAVIDPGVGSRRAPIILRADNRWYVGPDNGLFEIVARRSESEPEWWEITYAPDRLSASFHGRDLFAPVAAKIAKEGYGALADIARKKEPGASPNTDWPDDLAEVIYIDGYGNCMLGTRWGILTTNFAIDLPSGTIGRARTFSDVPEGTAFCYENAMGLVEIAVSHGHAAAKLGLEVGSQVAVRKLSGK comes from the coding sequence ATGATCGTAACGTTTACGGATTTCGGAACGGAAGGCCCCTATATGGGGCAGATGCGGGCAGCCATCTATGGTGAAGCGCCCGGTATACCTGTTGTCGACCTGATGGCGGATGCGCCTGCGTTCGATCCACGTTCGGCGGCATATCTATTGCCGGCGGTGATGGGGCCTCTACCTGAAGAAACCGTCTGTCTTGCCGTAATTGACCCCGGTGTCGGCAGCCGCCGGGCGCCGATTATTCTTCGTGCGGATAACCGTTGGTACGTTGGGCCAGATAACGGGTTATTCGAAATAGTCGCACGGCGTAGCGAATCGGAACCTGAATGGTGGGAGATCACCTATGCGCCGGACAGGCTTTCGGCCAGTTTTCATGGCCGGGACCTGTTTGCACCGGTTGCTGCAAAAATAGCCAAAGAGGGGTATGGGGCGCTTGCCGATATAGCCAGAAAGAAAGAGCCAGGGGCTTCGCCGAACACGGATTGGCCCGACGATTTAGCTGAAGTAATCTACATTGACGGTTATGGAAACTGTATGCTGGGAACCCGCTGGGGCATACTCACCACCAATTTTGCAATTGATTTGCCTTCTGGAACGATAGGGCGTGCTCGGACATTCTCTGACGTTCCTGAAGGTACGGCGTTTTGTTATGAGAATGCGATGGGGCTTGTTGAGATTGCCGTAAGTCATGGGCACGCGGCAGCGAAACTGGGCCTTGAAGTCGGTAGTCAGGTTGCCGTAAGGAAACTGTCAGGGAAATAA
- the groL gene encoding chaperonin GroEL (60 kDa chaperone family; promotes refolding of misfolded polypeptides especially under stressful conditions; forms two stacked rings of heptamers to form a barrel-shaped 14mer; ends can be capped by GroES; misfolded proteins enter the barrel where they are refolded when GroES binds), whose product MSAKEVKFSADARDRLLKGVDTLANAVKVTLGPKGRNVVLDKSFGAPRITKDGVTVAKDIELSDKFENMGAQMVKEVASRTNDEAGDGTTTATVLAQSIVREGSKAVAAGMNPMDLKRGIELAVAAVVADVKKRSQKVKTNEEIAQVGTISANGDREVGDMIASAMERVGNEGVITVEEAKSLHSELDVVEGMQFDRGYTSPYFVTNADKMTCDLDDPYILIHEKKLSSLQPLLPVLEAVVQSGRPLMIIAEDIEGEALATLVVNKLRGGLKVAAVKAPGFGDRRKAMLEDIAVLTNGQVISEDIGIKLENVTIEMMGRAKKVTITKEETTIVEGTGKKKDIEGRCSQIRAQIEETTSDYDREKLQERLAKLAGGVAVIRVGGGSEIEVKEKKDRVDDALHATRAAVEEGIVAGGGTALLYATKALAKLEGENADQTVGVNIVRRALQAPLRQIAENAGADGAVVAGKLLDQKDVAFGYNAQTDKYENLIKSGVIDPAKVVRTALQDAASVAALLITTEAMVADKPEPKEAGGGAPDMGGMGGMGGMGGMGF is encoded by the coding sequence ATGTCAGCCAAAGAAGTTAAGTTTTCCGCCGATGCGCGTGACCGCCTGCTTAAGGGCGTGGACACGCTGGCCAACGCGGTCAAGGTGACGCTGGGTCCGAAGGGCCGCAACGTCGTCCTCGACAAATCGTTCGGTGCACCGCGTATCACCAAGGACGGTGTCACCGTCGCCAAGGACATCGAACTTTCCGACAAGTTCGAAAACATGGGCGCGCAGATGGTCAAGGAAGTCGCATCGCGCACCAATGACGAAGCCGGTGACGGCACCACGACGGCGACGGTTCTCGCCCAGTCGATCGTCCGTGAAGGTTCCAAGGCGGTTGCTGCCGGGATGAACCCGATGGACCTGAAGCGCGGCATCGAGCTGGCGGTTGCCGCCGTCGTCGCCGACGTCAAGAAGCGTTCGCAAAAAGTCAAAACCAACGAGGAAATCGCCCAGGTCGGCACGATCTCGGCGAACGGTGACCGCGAAGTCGGCGACATGATCGCATCTGCGATGGAACGCGTCGGCAACGAAGGCGTGATCACGGTCGAAGAAGCCAAGTCGCTGCACTCAGAACTCGACGTCGTCGAAGGCATGCAGTTCGACCGCGGCTACACCAGCCCGTACTTCGTCACCAACGCCGACAAGATGACCTGCGATCTCGACGATCCGTACATCCTGATCCACGAGAAGAAGCTGTCCAGCCTGCAGCCGTTGCTGCCGGTTCTGGAAGCCGTGGTGCAGTCGGGCCGTCCGCTGATGATCATCGCCGAGGACATCGAAGGCGAAGCGCTGGCGACCCTGGTCGTCAACAAGCTGCGCGGTGGCCTCAAGGTTGCTGCCGTCAAAGCACCTGGCTTCGGTGACCGCCGCAAAGCGATGCTCGAAGACATCGCCGTTCTGACGAACGGTCAGGTGATCTCCGAAGACATCGGCATCAAGCTTGAAAACGTGACCATCGAGATGATGGGCCGCGCCAAGAAGGTGACGATCACCAAGGAAGAAACGACGATCGTCGAAGGCACCGGCAAGAAGAAAGACATAGAAGGCCGCTGCTCGCAGATCCGCGCACAGATCGAAGAAACCACCTCTGACTACGACCGTGAGAAGCTGCAGGAACGTCTGGCGAAACTCGCCGGCGGTGTTGCCGTGATCCGTGTCGGTGGCGGTTCCGAGATCGAAGTGAAGGAAAAGAAAGACCGCGTCGACGACGCCCTTCACGCGACCCGCGCAGCGGTTGAAGAAGGTATTGTCGCCGGTGGCGGCACGGCGCTTCTGTACGCGACCAAGGCGCTGGCCAAACTGGAAGGCGAAAACGCCGACCAGACGGTGGGTGTGAACATCGTCCGCCGTGCGCTGCAGGCGCCGCTGCGTCAGATCGCCGAGAACGCGGGTGCCGATGGCGCCGTCGTGGCCGGCAAGCTGCTCGACCAGAAGGACGTTGCCTTCGGTTACAACGCGCAGACGGACAAGTACGAAAACCTGATCAAGTCGGGCGTTATCGATCCGGCCAAGGTTGTCCGCACGGCGCTGCAGGACGCGGCTTCCGTCGCAGCCCTGCTGATCACCACCGAAGCCATGGTCGCCGACAAGCCGGAGCCCAAGGAAGCCGGTGGCGGTGCCCCCGACATGGGTGGCATGGGTGGCATGGGCGGTATGGGCGGCATGGGCTTCTAA
- the groES gene encoding co-chaperone GroES: MSFRPLHDRVLVRRVEQEEKTAGGIIIPDTAQEKPMEGVIVAVGNGHKSEDGKVTALDVKAGDQVLFGKWSGTEVKIDGEDLIIMKESDILGVIEKSAAKKKAA, encoded by the coding sequence ATGTCATTCAGACCTTTGCATGATCGCGTGCTGGTAAGGCGCGTCGAGCAGGAGGAGAAAACGGCCGGCGGGATTATTATTCCCGATACCGCGCAGGAAAAACCGATGGAAGGCGTCATCGTCGCCGTCGGTAATGGCCACAAGTCCGAGGACGGTAAAGTGACCGCCCTGGACGTTAAGGCCGGTGATCAGGTGCTGTTCGGCAAATGGTCCGGTACCGAGGTCAAGATCGACGGTGAAGACCTCATCATCATGAAAGAATCCGATATTCTTGGCGTGATCGAAAAATCCGCTGCCAAGAAAAAAGCTGCCTAA
- a CDS encoding usg protein: MFTDDSNPSSSGPAQKGPSGNFLRDQLAGYRLTTAQILYHLPDYPQLLQEFIWQRLDIAPEFPQLKQFLNFWERRIDGRLHSVTIASAELVSPAELRMADGMFAVN, from the coding sequence ATGTTTACCGACGACAGCAATCCTTCCAGCAGCGGCCCTGCCCAGAAAGGCCCTTCCGGAAACTTCCTCCGGGACCAACTTGCCGGCTACCGGCTGACGACAGCGCAAATTCTCTATCATCTTCCGGATTACCCGCAACTGCTGCAGGAATTTATCTGGCAGCGGCTCGATATCGCACCGGAATTTCCGCAGCTTAAGCAGTTTCTCAATTTCTGGGAGCGCCGTATCGACGGCAGATTGCATTCTGTGACCATCGCGTCTGCGGAGCTTGTCAGCCCCGCAGAGCTCAGGATGGCGGATGGTATGTTCGCGGTTAACTAG
- the rpoH gene encoding RNA polymerase sigma factor RpoH has protein sequence MTSMTLPALTSENGLSRYLQEIWKFPILEKEKEYMLAYRLRDEGDVDAAHEMVTSHLRLVAKIAMGYRGYGLPVSDLISEGNIGLMKAVKKFDPDMGFRLSTYAIWWIKASITEYVLKSWSMVKMGTVSSQKKLFFSLRRMKNQLKIYDNGELSDEQAGLISKAVGATQEEVQHMNRRLHSRDFSLNAPLSQTDDGVAEFQDTLVDERPSPEALVGAHEELSVRSEMLERALSELPERERHILIERRLKDDPVTLEELGVEYGISRERIRQLEVRAFDKVQKLVRAEAMQAAAG, from the coding sequence ATGACCAGCATGACGCTTCCCGCACTGACAAGCGAAAACGGGCTGTCGCGGTATCTCCAGGAAATCTGGAAATTCCCGATACTCGAAAAAGAAAAGGAATACATGCTCGCCTATCGTTTGCGTGACGAAGGTGATGTTGATGCCGCCCATGAAATGGTGACGTCTCATCTGCGGCTGGTGGCAAAGATTGCCATGGGCTATCGGGGCTATGGCCTGCCGGTTTCAGATCTGATTTCCGAAGGCAATATCGGTCTCATGAAGGCCGTTAAGAAATTCGACCCCGACATGGGTTTCCGCCTTTCCACCTACGCGATCTGGTGGATCAAGGCGTCGATTACCGAGTACGTGCTGAAGTCGTGGTCGATGGTGAAAATGGGTACGGTGTCATCGCAGAAGAAATTGTTTTTCTCTCTTCGCCGCATGAAAAACCAGCTCAAGATTTACGATAACGGTGAGTTGAGCGATGAGCAGGCCGGCTTGATTTCCAAAGCCGTGGGCGCGACGCAGGAAGAGGTTCAGCATATGAACCGTCGCCTGCATTCAAGGGATTTCTCGTTGAATGCGCCGTTGTCACAAACGGATGACGGTGTGGCTGAATTTCAGGATACACTTGTTGACGAGCGTCCAAGTCCTGAAGCTCTCGTCGGTGCGCATGAGGAATTAAGTGTGCGTTCCGAAATGCTTGAACGTGCACTTTCGGAACTGCCGGAACGTGAACGGCATATTCTGATCGAGCGGCGTCTGAAGGACGACCCGGTGACCCTGGAGGAACTGGGGGTTGAATACGGTATCAGCCGCGAACGAATCCGCCAACTTGAAGTACGGGCGTTCGACAAGGTTCAGAAGCTTGTTCGTGCCGAAGCCATGCAGGCAGCGGCCGGGTGA
- a CDS encoding VacJ family lipoprotein codes for MRALKLSTFCSALILGAGLVMSAPAFADSRGVLEPFGGSAHPGVYIDSQIAELPATAITPRRTLLAQAPAADDDVNDPLESVNRVIFQFNETVYAFLLTPIAKTYNSVLPSTFRAGVSNVIDNISSPVTFVNDLLQFELDRALTTLARFVVNTVTGMGGIADIASSIGLEQHEEDFGQTLGTYGVGEGLYLVLPLLGPTNPRDAVGKYLVDPYFDPLGLYLSNTERDAEAYSRLGVSAIDEYAGLVDELEQIKKTSVDYYAAIRSLYRQKRLTEISNGREEDLPSIPNYDLNFAPDNNGSIAGVK; via the coding sequence ATGCGCGCGCTTAAACTTTCTACATTCTGTTCAGCGTTGATTCTGGGAGCGGGACTCGTCATGAGTGCACCCGCCTTTGCTGACTCACGGGGCGTTCTCGAACCTTTCGGCGGTTCTGCGCATCCGGGTGTCTACATCGACTCCCAGATTGCCGAATTGCCTGCCACGGCGATAACGCCACGTCGTACCCTTCTTGCACAGGCGCCAGCGGCCGACGACGATGTCAACGACCCGCTGGAATCCGTTAACCGGGTGATTTTTCAGTTTAACGAGACAGTTTACGCTTTTCTCCTGACGCCGATTGCAAAAACCTACAATTCGGTTTTGCCATCGACATTCCGTGCCGGTGTCAGCAACGTCATCGACAATATCTCTTCGCCTGTAACGTTTGTGAATGACCTTTTGCAGTTCGAGCTGGACCGCGCACTGACGACGCTGGCCAGATTTGTGGTCAATACGGTCACGGGCATGGGCGGGATAGCTGATATTGCTAGCAGCATCGGGCTGGAGCAGCACGAAGAAGATTTCGGCCAGACACTTGGAACGTATGGCGTCGGAGAAGGGCTATATCTGGTGCTGCCGCTCTTGGGGCCAACCAACCCGAGAGATGCGGTCGGCAAGTATCTGGTCGATCCGTACTTCGATCCTCTTGGACTTTATCTTTCCAATACGGAACGCGATGCCGAGGCTTATTCCAGGCTGGGTGTATCTGCCATCGATGAATACGCCGGGCTGGTCGACGAGCTTGAGCAGATCAAAAAGACTTCCGTCGACTACTATGCGGCCATACGCAGCCTGTACCGTCAGAAGCGCCTGACCGAGATTTCGAACGGTCGCGAAGAAGATTTGCCTTCGATTCCCAATTACGATCTGAATTTCGCACCGGATAACAACGGCTCTATCGCCGGCGTTAAGTAA